From Cucumis melo cultivar AY chromosome 1, USDA_Cmelo_AY_1.0, whole genome shotgun sequence, a single genomic window includes:
- the LOC127143789 gene encoding uncharacterized protein LOC127143789: MGCCCSRALDRGQPHTLDKNHRSAKPPSPGWFDTDVENVPDNRTPEEETVKEVLSETPIAKPCSVEQTSHKKPPEQKVKASEMDGSLVKGEESIVSVSETSQVTEWCSNMSESVSMATTISEQREGDEASSKSREIGRNIKPKIRRKRPCSGDLSYRREQRDKCATKRPAELLPEKKSRVNCRYSHGTTESREARTRKLNGVQHEQQSGVSHGRRSRSPAARTVKDTNKTGNMKSSVMKMTGQAGDQQETVTTENRDEGKLEKPMDGSIQPPNESIENPLVSLECFIFL, encoded by the coding sequence ATGGGTTGTTGCTGTAGCAGAGCCTTGGACAGGGGTCAACCTCATACCCTGGACAAGAATCATCGTTCTGCAAAGCCTCCGTCACCGGGATGGTTCGACACTGATGTCGAAAACGTCCCAGACAACAGAACCCCGGAAGAAGAAACCGTCAAAGAAGTCCTCTCAGAGACTCCCATTGCTAAGCCATGTAGTGTAGAGCAAACATCCCATAAGAAGCCACCGGAGCAGAAAGTAAAAGCAAGCGAAATGGATGGTTCGCTTGTCAAGGGAGAGGAAAGTATTGTTTCAGTTTCGGAGACGTCTCAGGTTACAGAATGGTGCAGCAATATGAGTGAAAGCGTGTCGATGGCGACCACCATttcggagcaaagggaaggGGATGAAGCATCAAGTAAGAGCAGAGAAATTGGTCGAAATATAAAACCGAAGATTCGCAGAAAGCGGCCATGCTCCGGCGACCTATCATATCGAAGAGAACAGAGAGACAAATGTGCAACAAAGAGGCCTGCTGAACTTTTACCAGAGAAGAAGTCCCGTGTGAATTGCAGGTACTCACATGGGACGACAGAATCAAGAGAGGCAAGGACCAGGAAACTGAATGGAGTGCAGCACGAGCAACAATCTGGAGTCAGCCATGGCCGCCGTTCGAGGTCACCAGCTGCTCGAACAGTTAAAGATACGAATAAGACAGGGAATATGAAAAGCAGTGTCATGAAAATGACTGGACAAGCTGGGGACCAACAAGAGACAGTGACCACCGAGAATAGAGACGAAGGGAAGTTGGAGAAGCCAATGGATGGTTCAATTCAGCCCCCAAATGAATCCATTGAAAACCCACTTGTCTCACTTGAATGTTTCATCTTTCTGTAG